CGCAGGGATTGCCCGAAAGGTCCAATAAGCAAAGCGTTCCAGGCAAGGTCGAAACCCAATGCCTGTTTGTAGAAGGCAGCGGATTTTTCAATGTTTCGGACCAACAGGGTAACAGGCGGAAAAGCGGCCATCTCGACTCCTTGGGTTCACGATTTGCTGCGCAGATTACCCTGACCCGTAAAATGGCGCAAGAGTCTGGCCGAGAATGCCGGGAGTGGCTGCTCCGCGCCCGTAAACGCCCCCTGAAAGCATTTCCTGCGGCCGGATGGGGCGAGGGCCACAAACCGGATTGCCATCTCTTAAAAACGGACAAAAGAGTCCAAATGGCAATAGTTATTCCTGAGATTACAGCGAGACCTGCTTTGTCTAGACATTTGCTAGACTTTCTCTAAATGCCTGACTGACTACAATCCGCCGTCCCTTTCGGCCATTTTGAGTTTCTCCGCCCGCTTTTTCTCCTTCCGCTCCTTCCTGCGCATGAGCAGATCCCATTCGACGGGCATGATGATCAGCGTCAGGGTGGTGGCGACGCACAGTCCGGTCACGAAGGTGGTGGCCATGGTGCCCCATACCATTGAATAGAAGGGGATACCCAGAGCCATGGGCAGCAAGCCCAGGGTGGTGGTCAATGTGGTCATGAGAATAGGCCGCAAACGGATACGAACCCCTTCGCGGATGGCTTCCAGTCGCGTGTATCCCGCCGCATACAACCGGTTGATGAAATCAAGCAGGACCAGCGAGTCGTTGACCACGACTCCGGCGACTCCCACGGTGGCGATGAAGCTGTTCACCGTAAAAAGGGAGCGGGTCAGGAACGTGCCGAAAACCACGCCGATCAGGGCAAACGCCACAGCCGAAAGGATGATTACCGGCTGAACATAGGATTGGAACTGACAGGCCAGGATGGTGTACATGATCAGTATCGCGATACAAAACGCATACATGAGCGAAGTGAACGACCGGCCGGTGGACTCGAACTCACCGGCGAAGCTGATGGTCGCACCGGGATATTTGTCCAGGATGGACTCGTAATAAACCCGAACATCGTGCACCACGCTGGTGGCGCTGACCGGTGAGCCTTCCCGGATGTTGGCGGTCAGGGCAATGGCACGTTGGCCCTGAAACCTGTTGAGCTGCCCAGGTTCGCGGTAGGCCATTACCTCCACCAGATCCCCCACGCGCACAGGCCCGGTATCGCGCTCAAGCATGGGAATATCCAAGGCGTCTTCAGGTTGCTGTAAAAACTGTTTGCCGATTTTCATGCGCAGGTCGATGTCTTCGTCCGCAGCACGGAACTTGCCGACAAACCGTCCGTCCAGAATGCCGCCCGCCAAGGCAACCACCTGGGCCGGAGTCAATCCGTATTCGGATACGAGGCTCGGCACCGGGCTGAACCTGAAAATACGGTTATCAGACCCAGTGTCTGTTGAAAAATCGATGAGATACGGTGAAATTTTGTCATTTCGCTTGATCCAGTTGGCGATATCGTCCTTGAGGGCAACCACGGAATCCTGATCCGGCCCGAGAACCCGGATATTCAAGTCCTTGCCTGCCGGTGGGCCGCCCTTCTCAGGCCATACGCGCAGCTTCCACCCGTCCGCGGCCAGGGGTTCAAGCTTCCTGCGGATGGTTTCAAGCAACAGCACCGGGTCGTTATCGGGATTATCAACAAAATCGTGATGCTCCCGATCGGGCAACTCCACGATGACTATGGCCCGGTTGGAACTGAACATGTTCTCGTAGTCGTCATTGATGTCCATGCCACCCAGCCCGGAACACGCCTTGGTGGTTCCAGGCCCCAACTCCATAAGGGTCCTTGATACCTCCTTGGCCTTATTCGAAGCGGTATACACATCAGTGCTCACCGGGCCTTCCATGGAAACATAATACTGGGTGTATTCCTCCGGAAAAAACTTGATGCGCAACAGCGGCATCACCCCTGAAACCGACACGCCCATCATAACCAGGGCCATGACAAAGGCACCGAACACCACGGCCATGGATTTCCATTTGTGGCGCAGGGAAAACTGGAGAGCTGAGTCTGTGACCCTCTTGAGCCAGATCATGACCGCAATCTCCTTGACCTGGTGATGGGCCTTGATGTCAGCCGTCAGCTTGGCCGCTCCCGGCCAATCCATGAAATGGGAGGGAAGAATGAACAGGCACTCGAAAATGGATGCGCCAATGGCAAAAGAAACCGCTTTGGGCACCTGGGCAAAGAACTCACCTGTGGAACCGGTCATGATCAACATCGGCAGAAAGGCCGCCACCGTGGTCGAAGTGGCCGCGATCACCGGCAGAAAGACCTCGCTTGTCCCATCCACCACGGCCTCTTTGATCTGCTTGCCGTCCTGCACATGCCGGTAGATGTTTTCCACCACCACGATGGCATCGTCCACGATAATGCCGCTGACCAGGACAAAGGAAAAGAGCGTGATTTCGTTTATGGAATTGTTGGTGATCCACATGATGATCATGGTCACGAGAAAGGCAAAGGGTACCCCCACCGTGGTCAGCATGGCATTGCGGAATCCCATGACACACCAGATACAAACGCAGACCAGGACGATACCTACCAGCAGGTTGGAGCCGAGTGTGTTGATATTTTCACGGATGTTGACGCGCTGGTCCTGGGTCATGACCGCCTCAACGCCCTCTTTTACAAGCACGGAATGGAACCCGGCCACCACCTTTTCGACCTCGGCACCTATGTCCAGAGCGTTTCCGTCAGGCGTTTTTATCACCTTGATCGAAACGGAATCCTTGCCGTTGACCGACGACACCACGAACGGGTCCCGATAGTCCATGCCCGCCGCGCTCAATACGTCACCCACGGTCACGAAGGAACCGTCCAGGTCACGGCGGATCACCGTGGCCGCGATTTCGTCGCGGGACCGAAATTTCTCGTCCACCACAATGACGTACTCACCGGAGTCACTGATAAAATCACCGGCAGGCACAGAGACGTTAGCGCCTTCCAGAGCCTTGCCCACCTCATCGAACGTCACTCCGAGCCGGACCATCTTCCCCGGATCCAGGGAAACATGATACTCCCGATCATATTCGCCGTTGACCTGCACTTCCTTGACGCCCGGAATGCGCTGGAGCGGCAGCTTCAGTTCCTCGGCCATAAGGCTCAAGGCTCGGTTTGAGCGGTCTCCCACCAAATTGACCGATATGACCGGCAACCATTCCGACACCCGGATGACGGTAAATGTCGGCGGGTCCATCTCATCGGGCAGATCGTTCTGAACCGACAACACCTTGAAACGCAATTCGTCATACAGTTTGTCATAATCAGTGTCGTCAAGGAACTTGACCATGATGGATGCACGCTGGCGGAAGGACCGCGAACGAATAAATTCTACGTTCTCAAGATCTTCCAGGGCGTCTTCGATCTTGCGTGTGACCAGGGTTTCCACTTCGTCAGGACTGGCCCCCGGCAGGAAACCGGTGATGATGACCTTGCCCATGCGCACATCAGGGTAGCGTTCCACAGGCAGGTCGTAGAGGCAGAACACGCCCACGACCATGAGCATGACGAACAGGAGGTTGACAAAAACTTTTTGTCCAAGAGTCAGCCTTATAAGGCTTTGCACCGGTGTATCCTTAAGCATGGTTTGCCTCGATGACCGCTAGGGTTTCAGCAGAAAGACGTCACCGGGACGGATATCCGAGCCGGAAACACGGCGTGTCTCGTCATCACCGGAGCCAAGCAGCACCACGCGCACCCGATCGCCGCTCGGGGTCATGAGGAAGTATTCCTCGTAGGCCTTGACGAGTGCGGACTTGGGCACGATGACCGCGCCACCCGGATCGGGCAGATCGATGGTCAGTTCGGTCCTGATGCCTCCACGAAATTCGAAGTCGCCCTTGGTGATTTCCAGGTCCACGTTGATCTTGCGGCTTTGTGCGTCAAACCCCGGGGATACACGCGCCACCTTGGCCGGGATGGTCACGCCAAGGTCGGTCAATTGGAGCTGTACCGTGTCACCCATGGTTTTCAGGGCGCGGTATTCCTCGCTGGCCAGGGCAAACGGCACGAGCAGGACGTCGTACCGGCCGAGTTCCGCCACCTTTTCGCCCTTGGTGATCCATTCCCCCGGCTCGATGTACCTGGTAATCACCTTCCAACCCGACGGGCCGATCAGGGAAAACCGCTTCATCCGCTCCATGAGCACCCGCTCCTCCACCTGCTTGGCACGGAGCTGCTGCAAGGCGGACTGGTGGGCACGGATATTGGAATCCAGGGTGGACTGGGCCGCCGTCCTGTTCTTTACCAGCATCTGGTAGCGGTCCATTTCCTTCTTGTTATAGTCGAGATCGCTTTTGAGGCGCTCCTGATCCGTGCGGTTGCCAACCAGGTCCAATTGAATAAAGGTGGTATCCAACTCGGCGAACAGTCCGCCCTTGCCCAAGGTGTCACCCACATCGGCCAAAACCTTGGCCACACGCCCGGATTCCTCGGAAACCAGGGTCATGGAGTTGCGGGCGCGAGTGAAGCCGGTCAAGGAGGACCGACGCGCAGCGGACTGGGCCACAAAGGTTTCGGTGGACTTGACCTGAAGCACAGAAGGGGTCTCGACCTCGACGCTGGCCGCCTCCGCCAGAGTACTGCCGGGCAGGGATTCCTCACTCGCGGCTTCTCCGCCGAGCCGGTCATTGCCGCATCCTGCCGTGAACATCAGCATCAATACCAATATTATCGCCTGTATCCATTTCATGATTTTTCGCCTTTATCTTTTTGGTGTCAGCCCTTTGTCAAAGGGCCGCATCCAGAACTCAAGCAGGTTTTCCGTCAGCGCATCCACGTCCAACGAACCGCCCATCAACGCAGAAACCTGACCCGTGCCGATAAGATGGGCCAGGCCGTGGACACTCGACCAATGGCCAAAAACAAGGGTATCCACATCCATCTCCCCGAAATATCCCGTCTTCACGCACTCTTGCACTGTCGCTCGAAAATTCTTGAAGGAAATCATCGAGCTGGCCGCCCATTCACCATCGAGATCCACCTGCTCGCAGCTGGTACTGAACATGAGGTAATAGTATTCCGGCTCACGCAGGGCGAACCTGACATATTGCCGACCGCCTTCTCGAAGGCGTTCCATGGGGTCGGAAATGGTTTCGATCCCGACCCGCTGCCGTTCTACGTATCGGGCAAACCCCTCTTCGCGCAGCACGGACAGTATCTCCCGTTTGTTCTTGAAATACCTATAAATGGCCGCAGGGCTGTACTCGATCTTGGAGGCGACCCTCCGCAACGTCACATTGTCGAACCCCTCTTTCACGAAGAGACGCTTGGCCGCATCCAGTATGCTCCGACGCATCTTTTCCTTGTCCCGTTCACGCCTATTTTGAGTACTCATGCGCCCCACCTAGCAAGCCGTGTTCATTTTGTAAACACTGTTTACAATTTGTTACAACTATGCACATTAGCGTACAATACTTGAAATCCGCCTGACCATTTTCATCATTTTTTTACACCGCGCTCCAAAGACAGGACTTTCCTCATGGCGCACAAAACCACGAGATGATGGAAAGGGCGTATGAAGTTGAAATATATCCATCCGACCCGGTTCAGATACCAGACCACGGTAATCAGGTGAAAACGGCGCATTCCGTTTTGCAGAGGTTCCGTCGAGACCGCCAGGACCGCCGTCAAATGGCTCTCACGGCCCTCGGCAACCCAATAGGTTTCCCCGTCCGAAGCAACAACTTCAAAGAAACCGGCATGTTCGCCCACCTCCACCGGCAGGGTCTGCTCCGTGAACCGCTCCATGTCCGGGACCTCCCGCTCGCCCTGGCCCAACAACCGGAGCAACCAGACCCGAACATGCCACAGGGCGGTCATCCATCCAGGCCGGTAGGAAAGCACTCCGGCCGTAAAGGCCTTCAACGAAATCGTCCCGTCCAGGCTCTGCACATCCACATGATCAGCTCCGTCCGTCCGGCCTTTCATACCCGAAAGACTGTCGACATCATGCCGCAACATCGTTTCCTCCTCATGCAAGGACACCGTTCAGGACCACTTCAAACAATGGCTCAACTTGGGCTACCTGTTTCGACGCATCGAACTCCTCTGCATTGAGACCATCGATGAGGCCGTTCAGATACAGACTCCAACAAACCAAGGCCACGTGTGCACCCGACACCTCGGGTTTCACTTCTCCTGTGGCCTTTCCGTTCTCGACAATTGCAGCGATCAGACCCAAGGCCTCCATGAGTTGTGCATCGAATCGTTCTTTCCACTCTCCCGTTGCAAACAATGCCTCCTTGACCACGGACCGGAGAAACAAGGTCTGCTCACTGTAGTAACCATAAAGGCAATGCAACATATGCCGGAACTGTCCCATGAGAGGCGCATCACCAGGAATGGATTCAATGGCCTGACCGAGAACCTCCCCTATCTCTTCAAAAAAAGTGGAAAACAGCAGGGATTTCTTGTCGTTGAAGTGAAGGGCGATGGTACCGAGGCCAACCCCGGCTTTCTCGGCCAAAGCACGCATGGTCGTTTTTTCAAACCCGCATTCGATGATCAAACTCCGTGCAGCTTTCTGAATCTGCTGACGGGTTTCCCGCTTTCGCTGTTCCTGCAATGACGGTTTCCTGACCATGACATTCCCCTTTAATGAACACGTTCATATTATGAACATGTTCATTAAAGGAGTCATGAAAACCTGTCAAGCCGGTGTGCTGATAGCGAAATGCCTCACGACTCCTTGTTTCCGCCTTCAGACACACAGTCGATTTAGACACAACATTTTCCCTTTCCACCAGCAACAAATAGCACGCTATGTAATTTGATTTATTAAATGAGAATGGATCAACATGCTGTAATCACAGCCGTAAACTGTGTCATGATTTTAAAACGTCGAGAATCTCAATATTCGCAGCCTGCCAGGCAGGGTAGGCACCGGCGGCCACGCCGAGCAGACCGGAACCGACCAGGGTAGTTGCCAGGCTTCCTGAATCGATGAGAATCGGCAAGTCGGCCACTGAACAGCCAACCACCACGAGAACTACGGTCACGAGCACGCCCAGGCCACCGCCCACACCGGCCATAAGACCGGACTCGAAAAGAAACTGCCTGACAATGTCCCTCCGGCGCCCACCCACAGCCCGACGCACTCCGATTTCCACGCGCCTGGCCCTGACCACCAGAATCATGATGGAAAGGATACCCATGCCCCCCACGGCAAAGGATATGGTCGATGTGATACCGCCCAGGGTCGTCATGAG
Above is a window of Pseudodesulfovibrio sp. S3 DNA encoding:
- a CDS encoding TetR/AcrR family transcriptional regulator, whose translation is MVRKPSLQEQRKRETRQQIQKAARSLIIECGFEKTTMRALAEKAGVGLGTIALHFNDKKSLLFSTFFEEIGEVLGQAIESIPGDAPLMGQFRHMLHCLYGYYSEQTLFLRSVVKEALFATGEWKERFDAQLMEALGLIAAIVENGKATGEVKPEVSGAHVALVCWSLYLNGLIDGLNAEEFDASKQVAQVEPLFEVVLNGVLA
- a CDS encoding DUF2867 domain-containing protein produces the protein MLRHDVDSLSGMKGRTDGADHVDVQSLDGTISLKAFTAGVLSYRPGWMTALWHVRVWLLRLLGQGEREVPDMERFTEQTLPVEVGEHAGFFEVVASDGETYWVAEGRESHLTAVLAVSTEPLQNGMRRFHLITVVWYLNRVGWIYFNFIRPFHHLVVLCAMRKVLSLERGVKK
- a CDS encoding efflux RND transporter permease subunit, with translation MLKDTPVQSLIRLTLGQKVFVNLLFVMLMVVGVFCLYDLPVERYPDVRMGKVIITGFLPGASPDEVETLVTRKIEDALEDLENVEFIRSRSFRQRASIMVKFLDDTDYDKLYDELRFKVLSVQNDLPDEMDPPTFTVIRVSEWLPVISVNLVGDRSNRALSLMAEELKLPLQRIPGVKEVQVNGEYDREYHVSLDPGKMVRLGVTFDEVGKALEGANVSVPAGDFISDSGEYVIVVDEKFRSRDEIAATVIRRDLDGSFVTVGDVLSAAGMDYRDPFVVSSVNGKDSVSIKVIKTPDGNALDIGAEVEKVVAGFHSVLVKEGVEAVMTQDQRVNIRENINTLGSNLLVGIVLVCVCIWCVMGFRNAMLTTVGVPFAFLVTMIIMWITNNSINEITLFSFVLVSGIIVDDAIVVVENIYRHVQDGKQIKEAVVDGTSEVFLPVIAATSTTVAAFLPMLIMTGSTGEFFAQVPKAVSFAIGASIFECLFILPSHFMDWPGAAKLTADIKAHHQVKEIAVMIWLKRVTDSALQFSLRHKWKSMAVVFGAFVMALVMMGVSVSGVMPLLRIKFFPEEYTQYYVSMEGPVSTDVYTASNKAKEVSRTLMELGPGTTKACSGLGGMDINDDYENMFSSNRAIVIVELPDREHHDFVDNPDNDPVLLLETIRRKLEPLAADGWKLRVWPEKGGPPAGKDLNIRVLGPDQDSVVALKDDIANWIKRNDKISPYLIDFSTDTGSDNRIFRFSPVPSLVSEYGLTPAQVVALAGGILDGRFVGKFRAADEDIDLRMKIGKQFLQQPEDALDIPMLERDTGPVRVGDLVEVMAYREPGQLNRFQGQRAIALTANIREGSPVSATSVVHDVRVYYESILDKYPGATISFAGEFESTGRSFTSLMYAFCIAILIMYTILACQFQSYVQPVIILSAVAFALIGVVFGTFLTRSLFTVNSFIATVGVAGVVVNDSLVLLDFINRLYAAGYTRLEAIREGVRIRLRPILMTTLTTTLGLLPMALGIPFYSMVWGTMATTFVTGLCVATTLTLIIMPVEWDLLMRRKERKEKKRAEKLKMAERDGGL
- a CDS encoding efflux RND transporter periplasmic adaptor subunit, which gives rise to MKWIQAIILVLMLMFTAGCGNDRLGGEAASEESLPGSTLAEAASVEVETPSVLQVKSTETFVAQSAARRSSLTGFTRARNSMTLVSEESGRVAKVLADVGDTLGKGGLFAELDTTFIQLDLVGNRTDQERLKSDLDYNKKEMDRYQMLVKNRTAAQSTLDSNIRAHQSALQQLRAKQVEERVLMERMKRFSLIGPSGWKVITRYIEPGEWITKGEKVAELGRYDVLLVPFALASEEYRALKTMGDTVQLQLTDLGVTIPAKVARVSPGFDAQSRKINVDLEITKGDFEFRGGIRTELTIDLPDPGGAVIVPKSALVKAYEEYFLMTPSGDRVRVVLLGSGDDETRRVSGSDIRPGDVFLLKP
- a CDS encoding TetR/AcrR family transcriptional regulator: MSTQNRRERDKEKMRRSILDAAKRLFVKEGFDNVTLRRVASKIEYSPAAIYRYFKNKREILSVLREEGFARYVERQRVGIETISDPMERLREGGRQYVRFALREPEYYYLMFSTSCEQVDLDGEWAASSMISFKNFRATVQECVKTGYFGEMDVDTLVFGHWSSVHGLAHLIGTGQVSALMGGSLDVDALTENLLEFWMRPFDKGLTPKR